Proteins encoded within one genomic window of Bacillus sp. 1NLA3E:
- the lepA gene encoding translation elongation factor 4, which yields MNREEKLKRQAKIRNFSIIAHIDHGKSTLADRILEKTNALTAREMKDQLLDSMDLERERGITIKLNSVQLKYKAKDGEEYTMHLIDTPGHVDFTYEVSRSLAACEGAILVVDAAQGIEAQTLANVYLALDNELEIVPVINKIDLPSADPEKVRHEIEEVIGLDASEAVLASAKAGIGIEEILEQIVEKIPAPEGDPDGPLKALIFDSLFDAYRGVVAYIRVVQGSVKVGDRIKMMATGKEFDVTEVGVFTPKPVLLDELTVGEVGFLTAAIRNVGDTRVGDTITSAKNGATEALPGYRKMNPMVYCGLYPIDSAKFNDLRDALEKLQLNDSALQFEPETSQALGFGFRCGFLGLLHMEIIQERIEREFKIDLITTAPSVIYHVVMTDGSDLKVDNPSKMPDPQKIDRIEEPYVKATMMSPNDYVGAIMEICQTKRGIFIDMQYLDQNRVSIVYEIPLSEIVYDFFDQLKSSTKGYASFDYELIGYKQSKLVKMDILLNAEKVDALSFIVHNDFAYERGKVIVEKLKELIPRQQFEVPIQAAIGQKIVARSTIKSMGKNVLAKCYGGDISRKRKLLEKQKEGKKRMKQVGSVEVPQEAFMAVLKMDDNNTKK from the coding sequence ATGAACAGAGAAGAAAAATTAAAGAGACAAGCAAAAATCCGTAATTTCTCCATTATTGCTCATATAGATCATGGAAAATCGACGTTAGCTGATCGGATACTTGAAAAAACCAATGCACTAACAGCTCGTGAAATGAAGGATCAATTATTAGATTCCATGGATTTAGAAAGAGAACGTGGAATCACGATAAAATTAAATTCTGTCCAATTGAAATATAAAGCAAAAGATGGCGAAGAATACACAATGCATTTAATCGATACACCAGGACATGTCGATTTCACATATGAAGTTTCCCGCAGCTTAGCTGCATGTGAAGGAGCGATCCTTGTTGTCGACGCAGCGCAGGGAATAGAAGCGCAAACTCTAGCAAACGTCTACCTTGCACTTGATAATGAATTAGAGATTGTTCCTGTTATTAATAAGATCGATCTTCCAAGTGCTGACCCTGAGAAAGTCCGCCATGAGATTGAGGAAGTCATCGGTCTGGATGCATCGGAAGCGGTACTTGCATCTGCGAAAGCAGGAATAGGGATTGAGGAAATACTTGAACAAATAGTAGAAAAGATACCAGCGCCTGAAGGAGATCCGGATGGACCGCTTAAAGCTTTGATTTTTGATTCATTATTTGATGCTTACCGTGGGGTTGTCGCTTATATTAGGGTGGTTCAAGGATCTGTAAAAGTTGGCGATAGAATCAAAATGATGGCAACGGGAAAAGAGTTTGATGTAACGGAAGTCGGTGTTTTTACACCAAAACCAGTTCTACTTGATGAACTAACGGTTGGAGAAGTTGGTTTTTTAACTGCTGCAATCAGAAACGTCGGCGATACGCGAGTAGGGGACACAATTACCAGTGCGAAAAATGGTGCGACAGAAGCCCTGCCTGGTTATCGTAAGATGAATCCGATGGTGTACTGTGGTCTTTATCCAATAGATTCTGCAAAATTTAATGACTTACGTGATGCACTAGAAAAATTACAATTAAACGATTCTGCGCTTCAATTCGAGCCAGAGACGTCTCAAGCACTTGGCTTCGGTTTCCGCTGTGGTTTCCTTGGACTTCTGCATATGGAAATTATTCAAGAACGAATCGAACGTGAATTTAAAATAGACCTAATTACGACCGCACCAAGTGTTATATACCATGTCGTTATGACAGATGGATCTGACTTGAAGGTGGATAATCCATCCAAAATGCCCGATCCACAAAAAATTGATCGGATTGAAGAACCGTATGTAAAAGCAACCATGATGTCTCCTAACGATTATGTAGGAGCAATTATGGAGATTTGCCAAACCAAACGGGGTATTTTTATTGACATGCAATATTTAGATCAAAATCGTGTCAGCATTGTTTATGAAATTCCATTATCAGAAATCGTCTATGATTTCTTTGACCAATTAAAATCAAGTACAAAAGGTTATGCTTCGTTTGATTATGAGTTAATTGGTTATAAGCAATCAAAACTAGTGAAAATGGACATCCTTCTAAATGCTGAAAAAGTGGATGCATTGAGCTTTATTGTTCATAACGATTTTGCATACGAGCGCGGTAAAGTAATTGTTGAGAAGCTAAAAGAATTAATACCAAGACAACAATTTGAAGTGCCGATTCAAGCCGCAATTGGGCAGAAAATTGTAGCGCGATCAACGATTAAATCGATGGGTAAAAACGTCTTGGCTAAGTGTTATGGTGGAGATATTTCTCGTAAACGGAAGCTTTTAGAGAAGCAAAAAGAAGGTAAAAAACGGATGAAGCAGGTGGGGTCCGTAGAAGTACCACAAGAAGCCTTCATGGCTGTTTTGAAAATGGATGATAATAATACGAAAAAATAA
- a CDS encoding YqxA family protein, whose product MKLFMLKSLLLASIMFICVLFGMQQANDGIHLMKGYDDPNTGSAFTLTEGKQGKIQASFLGRDVTSHDLAKKKQELEKMNSYNFFSATGKKIAQGITTVTEKTIEMISNSKDK is encoded by the coding sequence ATGAAACTATTTATGTTAAAAAGCCTTCTACTTGCCTCCATTATGTTTATTTGTGTTCTGTTCGGGATGCAACAAGCAAATGATGGAATTCATCTAATGAAGGGGTACGATGACCCGAATACAGGTAGTGCTTTTACATTAACTGAGGGGAAACAAGGAAAAATACAAGCTTCTTTCTTAGGAAGAGATGTCACAAGTCATGATTTAGCAAAGAAAAAACAGGAACTAGAGAAGATGAACTCGTATAATTTTTTCTCAGCAACCGGGAAAAAGATTGCACAGGGAATTACTACCGTAACAGAAAAAACGATTGAAATGATTTCTAACTCAAAGGATAAATAG
- a CDS encoding stage II sporulation protein P, with product MKHNRGTGLVVTVQASSIVKAFIAFLLFLFLVFSLSGLMTSLKPEFRLTSSSVNNVATNMTGEWLYHLMGSENHYFLGALPVTSQSPKLTNILFKMSANINLDDPRSLLGRELPGFSLFDGKIVVAGEGTNYTNMPMESAPPVEVLKAEQEASLQNTEGIDGTGNSGGSSPPPLTTGNRKVMYLYFTHNRESYLPYLKGVTDPDKAYHSQINVMNIGDKMKEQLESRGIGTAVEKADIQANLNRKGLDYTKSYQESRPVVQAAMASNRDYTYFIDIHRDSHRREMTTKVINGQSYAKLAFIIGGNQSNYEKNLKLATELHNLLDKKYPGLSRGVIVKREGNGKYNQDLSQNAILIEFGGVDNTFEELYRSSDALADVFSEYYWQAEKVNQNTNQPTNQN from the coding sequence ATGAAACATAATAGGGGAACTGGATTAGTCGTAACCGTACAAGCGTCAAGTATTGTAAAAGCGTTCATTGCCTTTTTGCTGTTTTTATTTTTAGTATTCTCTCTTAGTGGCTTGATGACTTCGCTAAAGCCTGAATTTCGATTAACTTCCTCCTCTGTGAATAATGTAGCGACGAATATGACAGGGGAATGGCTCTATCATTTGATGGGTTCTGAGAATCATTATTTTCTTGGCGCTCTCCCTGTTACAAGTCAGTCTCCGAAGTTAACGAATATCCTGTTTAAAATGTCAGCGAATATTAATTTAGATGATCCTAGAAGTTTGTTAGGAAGAGAATTGCCTGGATTTTCATTGTTTGATGGGAAAATTGTTGTTGCTGGTGAAGGTACTAATTATACAAATATGCCAATGGAATCTGCGCCACCAGTTGAGGTGTTAAAAGCGGAGCAGGAGGCTTCACTTCAAAATACTGAGGGCATAGATGGGACAGGCAATAGCGGTGGTAGTTCACCCCCACCTTTAACAACAGGCAATAGAAAAGTGATGTATTTATATTTTACTCATAATCGAGAGTCCTATCTCCCTTACCTAAAAGGAGTAACTGACCCTGATAAAGCCTATCATTCACAGATTAATGTGATGAATATAGGGGATAAAATGAAAGAGCAATTAGAAAGTAGAGGAATTGGAACTGCCGTAGAAAAGGCTGATATTCAAGCAAATTTAAATAGAAAAGGTTTGGACTATACAAAGTCCTATCAGGAGTCAAGACCCGTTGTCCAAGCGGCGATGGCAAGTAATCGAGACTATACTTATTTTATTGATATTCACCGAGATAGTCATCGCAGGGAGATGACGACTAAAGTCATAAATGGACAATCTTATGCAAAGCTTGCCTTTATCATTGGAGGAAACCAAAGTAATTATGAAAAAAATTTAAAGCTGGCCACAGAGTTGCACAACCTCCTTGATAAAAAATATCCAGGTTTAAGTCGAGGTGTAATTGTTAAAAGAGAAGGAAATGGAAAGTACAACCAAGATCTATCACAAAATGCTATCCTGATTGAATTTGGTGGAGTAGATAATACCTTTGAGGAATTGTATCGATCATCTGATGCATTAGCTGATGTCTTCAGTGAATATTACTGGCAGGCGGAAAAAGTAAATCAAAACACAAACCAACCAACTAATCAAAACTAG
- the gpr gene encoding GPR endopeptidase, producing the protein MKDSLDLSKYSIRTDLAVEAREMAIAERAKTVQNEENLSQIEGVIIKEKEEDGMKISIVEITKQAEEAIGKKQGRYLTIEVAGIRQQDSELQQKVAKVFAQEFAHFLKMLGISETASCLVVGLGNWNVTPDALGPSVCENLLVTRHLFQLQPENVEEGFRPVSAFAPGVMGITGIETSDIILGVVEKTKPDFVIAIDALAARSIERVNSTIQISDSGIHPGSGVGNKRKEISQATLGIPVIALGVPTVVDAVSITSDTIDYILKHFGRELKEGNRPSKSLTPAGMSFGEKKKLTDEDLPEEQQRKTFLGMIGVLPDEEKRKLIYEVLAPLGHNLMVTPKEVDVFIEDMANLLANGLNAALHQTVNQDNTGYYTR; encoded by the coding sequence ATGAAGGATTCACTTGATTTGAGTAAATATTCCATTCGGACAGACCTTGCTGTTGAGGCTCGGGAAATGGCTATTGCTGAAAGAGCCAAGACAGTCCAGAACGAAGAAAATCTCTCGCAAATTGAGGGTGTCATCATTAAGGAAAAAGAAGAAGATGGAATGAAAATTTCCATTGTTGAAATTACCAAACAAGCAGAAGAGGCGATTGGCAAAAAACAAGGTCGCTATTTAACGATAGAAGTAGCGGGAATCAGACAGCAGGATAGTGAATTGCAACAAAAAGTTGCAAAGGTCTTCGCACAGGAATTTGCCCATTTTTTAAAAATGCTAGGTATTAGCGAAACTGCCTCTTGTTTAGTGGTTGGTTTAGGAAACTGGAATGTCACACCAGATGCATTAGGACCCTCTGTTTGTGAAAATTTACTGGTAACTCGACATCTATTTCAATTACAACCAGAAAATGTTGAAGAGGGGTTCCGACCTGTCAGTGCATTTGCTCCTGGTGTAATGGGGATAACTGGGATTGAAACGAGCGATATTATTTTGGGAGTGGTCGAAAAAACAAAGCCTGACTTTGTCATTGCCATTGATGCGCTCGCCGCAAGATCAATCGAGCGGGTCAATTCGACGATTCAAATTTCTGATTCGGGCATTCACCCTGGATCAGGTGTTGGTAATAAGCGCAAAGAAATTAGTCAAGCGACATTGGGTATTCCGGTTATTGCTCTAGGTGTTCCAACCGTTGTAGATGCTGTTTCTATCACGAGTGATACCATTGATTATATTTTAAAGCACTTCGGAAGAGAGTTGAAAGAGGGGAATCGGCCTTCTAAGTCTCTGACACCTGCAGGGATGAGCTTTGGCGAGAAAAAAAAGCTAACTGATGAAGATTTGCCTGAAGAACAACAAAGGAAAACCTTTCTTGGCATGATCGGCGTACTGCCTGATGAAGAAAAAAGAAAATTAATTTATGAAGTCCTAGCACCACTTGGACACAACTTAATGGTTACACCAAAGGAAGTAGACGTCTTTATCGAGGACATGGCAAATTTACTAGCGAACGGTTTGAATGCAGCCTTGCATCAAACCGTAAATCAGGACAACACTGGTTATTATACAAGATAA
- the rpsT gene encoding 30S ribosomal protein S20, which translates to MPNIKSAIKRVKTNENAKAQNIQVKSSMRTAVKKTEAAIANNDTVASETFVDAASKLDKAASKGLIHKNAAARKKSRLAKKINSLNA; encoded by the coding sequence ATGCCGAATATTAAATCTGCAATTAAACGCGTTAAAACAAATGAAAATGCAAAAGCTCAAAACATCCAAGTGAAATCTTCTATGCGTACAGCGGTTAAGAAAACAGAAGCTGCTATCGCTAACAATGACACTGTTGCGTCAGAAACTTTCGTTGATGCTGCAAGCAAGCTAGACAAAGCTGCTTCTAAGGGCCTAATCCACAAAAATGCTGCTGCTAGAAAAAAATCACGTTTAGCGAAAAAAATAAATTCTTTAAACGCGTAA
- the holA gene encoding DNA polymerase III subunit delta yields the protein MVFDLWKQIKKKQISPLYLLFGTETFFINETKQLLIKHALDEDESDFNFSAYDLEETPIEVVLEDAETLPFIGDRRLILVHNPVFLTAEKTKEKVEHNLSKLEAYLKHPAPFSVLVFIAPYEKLDERKKLTKELKKTAVTFESKKLSQPELKKWIQERASLHQVQITDGAADRMIELVGANLFMLTSEMDKMALFANESRLIDEGIVESLASKSLEQNIFTLIDKIVSRNVQEALRIYYDLLKQNEEPLKILAIIAGQFRLIYQVKELARRGYGQQQMAGFLKTHPYRVKLAAGHARQFSDEELTKMIDLLADADYQMKTGGMNKEMLIEMFLLRLNHPN from the coding sequence TTGGTTTTTGATTTATGGAAACAAATTAAAAAAAAGCAAATCTCTCCATTATATTTATTATTTGGAACGGAGACGTTTTTTATAAATGAAACTAAACAACTGTTAATAAAGCATGCCTTAGATGAGGACGAGTCTGATTTTAATTTTTCTGCTTATGATCTTGAAGAGACCCCAATTGAAGTTGTCCTTGAGGATGCGGAAACGTTACCGTTTATTGGAGATAGACGCCTCATCCTAGTACATAATCCAGTTTTTCTAACAGCTGAAAAAACAAAAGAAAAGGTCGAACATAATCTATCTAAGCTTGAGGCATACCTTAAGCATCCAGCCCCATTTTCGGTGTTAGTATTTATCGCACCATATGAAAAGTTAGATGAACGGAAAAAATTGACGAAGGAACTGAAGAAAACGGCAGTTACGTTTGAGTCAAAAAAATTGTCTCAACCAGAATTAAAGAAGTGGATACAGGAGCGTGCTTCATTGCATCAGGTTCAAATAACCGATGGTGCTGCTGACAGAATGATTGAACTTGTTGGTGCCAACCTATTTATGCTGACGAGTGAAATGGATAAAATGGCTTTATTTGCTAATGAGTCTAGGTTAATTGATGAAGGGATTGTTGAAAGTCTAGCTTCGAAGTCTTTGGAACAAAATATTTTTACTTTAATTGATAAAATCGTGAGTCGCAATGTCCAAGAGGCATTGCGGATTTATTATGATTTGTTAAAACAAAACGAAGAACCTTTAAAAATACTAGCAATCATTGCTGGTCAATTTAGGTTGATTTATCAAGTGAAGGAGCTTGCAAGGCGAGGTTATGGGCAGCAGCAAATGGCGGGTTTCTTAAAAACACATCCATATCGAGTAAAACTTGCCGCAGGGCATGCAAGGCAGTTTTCAGATGAGGAATTAACAAAAATGATTGATTTATTAGCTGATGCAGATTACCAAATGAAAACAGGTGGCATGAATAAAGAGATGTTGATTGAGATGTTCTTACTTCGTTTAAATCATCCGAATTAA
- a CDS encoding YqzM family protein encodes MNEFENKVDKRNDALDSGAGFFVSFGFFATMFIIATVIKVVGS; translated from the coding sequence GTGAACGAATTTGAAAATAAAGTTGATAAACGTAATGATGCCTTAGATTCAGGTGCAGGTTTTTTTGTTTCATTCGGATTTTTTGCAACAATGTTTATTATTGCAACTGTCATAAAAGTTGTCGGATCTTAA
- a CDS encoding DNA internalization-related competence protein ComEC/Rec2, with protein MKGKGIYYSICALLGIFCALIDFLPFLFIFLMYAYVLYRCKSFSVKQMVCLIMVFLIFIIIGVTANTKNKTVLTGSEKLLSVQLQQWEIDGDQLKIAVKDEKTDEKLLLQYRIKSFQEKRKIESQLTYGSTCTINGQLETPSSSRNPNAFSYQQYLANKQIYWILTPDELSIRSCSHKKATLLSFTEKVRHQGIDYAKGNFPEPMASLAIALLFGERSFMSTELVSSYQKIGIVHLLAISGLQVSFLTGVLFLVGIRLGIVREKMIDILLVFLPFYALLTGATASVVRAVLMMLVILISLKVSNNRIQPLDALSIALLLSLFFGPFLIFDVGFQLTFIASASLLLSTVFLSNGQGPISQLLLTSMIAQMSTLPIILFHFYEFSVLSLLANFLFVSFFSVILTPFIFFVFILHPFFGVLFEPLLWITNQTISFANRLIEWLSLLPFQMITLGRPGVLLLLIYIVSITVVFFHWERTPKKVVKVTILLVLPILLQIIVNIMDPYGEITFIDVGQGDAIFIKLPYHQGKYLIDTGGIVPFGKEEWQEKNQSFEVGKDVIIPFIKSKGISSIDKLILTHGDYDHMGGAESVMEGLNVKEILLPKVKNQSDLEGEIINLAKRKAITITYVSEGAGWKIGTSHFQILSPPVEMEGVDKNNGSVVIYVKLGGLSWLFTGDMEEEMEKKLIKKHPSLQIDILKVGHHGSQSSTSEELLRQYHPEVAVISVGEKNRYGHPKPEVISRLQEHSVQILRTDQHGAITYIFKRGKGTFSVWIP; from the coding sequence ATGAAGGGGAAGGGCATCTATTATTCTATTTGTGCGCTACTTGGGATATTTTGTGCTTTAATTGACTTTTTGCCATTTTTATTTATTTTTTTAATGTATGCGTATGTCCTGTATCGGTGTAAGTCTTTTTCGGTAAAACAAATGGTTTGCCTCATTATGGTATTTCTTATATTTATCATAATCGGAGTCACCGCTAACACTAAGAATAAAACCGTCTTGACCGGAAGCGAGAAGCTATTGTCGGTTCAATTGCAACAATGGGAAATTGACGGTGATCAATTAAAAATCGCGGTGAAGGATGAAAAAACAGATGAGAAGCTATTACTACAATACAGAATAAAATCTTTTCAAGAAAAAAGAAAAATTGAAAGTCAACTCACCTATGGTTCTACATGTACTATAAACGGCCAGCTTGAAACCCCATCATCCTCACGAAACCCCAATGCTTTCAGCTATCAACAATATTTGGCGAACAAACAAATTTATTGGATATTAACCCCTGATGAACTCTCAATTCGCTCATGTTCCCACAAAAAAGCTACTTTATTATCTTTCACAGAAAAAGTTCGCCACCAAGGAATCGACTACGCTAAGGGAAACTTTCCCGAGCCAATGGCCTCGCTCGCAATCGCTCTGCTTTTTGGTGAACGAAGTTTTATGTCAACAGAACTAGTTTCCTCCTATCAAAAAATAGGAATTGTGCATTTATTAGCGATTTCAGGACTACAGGTCAGCTTTTTAACGGGTGTTCTATTTTTAGTCGGAATAAGATTAGGTATTGTTAGGGAAAAAATGATTGACATCTTGCTCGTTTTTCTACCTTTCTATGCCTTGTTGACGGGTGCAACTGCCTCTGTTGTCAGGGCAGTTTTAATGATGTTGGTCATATTAATTAGCTTGAAGGTAAGCAACAATAGGATACAACCCTTAGATGCATTAAGTATTGCATTATTATTGTCATTGTTCTTTGGTCCTTTCCTCATTTTTGATGTTGGATTTCAACTAACATTTATCGCAAGTGCTTCGCTCCTTCTATCCACTGTTTTCCTTTCAAATGGTCAGGGACCCATTTCACAATTACTACTTACATCCATGATTGCTCAAATGTCCACTTTGCCCATTATTCTGTTTCATTTTTACGAATTCTCGGTTTTGTCCTTGCTTGCTAATTTTCTATTTGTTTCATTCTTCTCGGTCATTCTTACTCCGTTTATTTTTTTTGTATTTATTCTCCACCCTTTTTTTGGGGTTCTATTTGAACCGTTATTATGGATAACGAATCAAACCATCAGTTTCGCCAACCGCCTCATTGAGTGGCTTTCACTACTACCGTTTCAAATGATTACTCTAGGGCGTCCCGGGGTTTTGCTGCTTTTGATCTATATTGTTAGCATTACAGTAGTATTTTTTCATTGGGAAAGGACACCGAAAAAAGTGGTGAAAGTGACAATTTTATTGGTGCTCCCCATTCTATTGCAAATTATTGTGAACATAATGGACCCATATGGAGAAATCACCTTTATTGATGTTGGACAAGGGGATGCGATTTTCATAAAACTGCCCTATCATCAGGGAAAATACCTTATTGATACAGGGGGAATCGTTCCATTTGGTAAAGAGGAATGGCAGGAAAAGAATCAAAGCTTTGAGGTGGGGAAGGATGTGATCATTCCCTTTATCAAAAGTAAAGGAATTAGTTCGATTGACAAATTAATTTTGACCCATGGAGATTACGATCATATGGGAGGAGCAGAATCGGTAATGGAAGGACTGAATGTTAAGGAAATTTTGTTACCAAAAGTAAAAAATCAATCAGATCTCGAAGGAGAAATAATCAATTTGGCGAAACGAAAAGCCATTACAATCACTTATGTTTCAGAAGGAGCGGGCTGGAAGATTGGAACAAGCCATTTTCAAATATTATCACCGCCTGTAGAAATGGAAGGGGTAGATAAAAATAATGGGTCCGTCGTTATTTATGTTAAGTTAGGAGGATTGTCATGGTTGTTTACCGGTGACATGGAAGAAGAAATGGAAAAGAAACTTATTAAGAAACACCCCTCACTGCAAATTGACATATTAAAAGTAGGGCACCATGGCAGTCAATCATCTACATCAGAAGAGCTACTTAGGCAATATCATCCCGAAGTGGCAGTTATATCGGTAGGAGAAAAAAACCGATATGGACACCCAAAACCAGAGGTGATTTCCCGCTTACAGGAACATTCTGTTCAAATTTTACGGACCGACCAACATGGGGCGATTACATACATTTTTAAAAGAGGAAAAGGAACTTTTTCAGTGTGGATTCCATAG
- a CDS encoding ComE operon protein 2 — MERISWNEYFLAQSHLLALRSTCTRLTVGATIVRDKRIIAGGYNGSIAGGDHCIDKGCYVIDNHCVRTIHAEMNALLQCAKFGVPTSGSDIYVTHFPCLQCCKAIIQAGIKTVYYAEDYKNHPYALELFSTANVHVEQVNSSHSINWNNQEKTDFVTLLLSELEKNGVKKETLSQLTETANALFRE; from the coding sequence TTGGAACGCATTTCTTGGAATGAGTATTTTTTAGCGCAAAGTCACCTGTTAGCACTTAGAAGCACCTGTACCCGATTGACAGTTGGGGCGACGATTGTCAGAGATAAACGGATTATCGCTGGAGGTTATAACGGTTCTATCGCCGGTGGGGATCACTGTATCGATAAGGGGTGTTATGTAATTGATAATCATTGTGTCAGAACCATTCATGCTGAAATGAATGCGCTCCTACAATGTGCGAAATTCGGAGTACCTACCTCAGGCTCAGATATTTATGTGACACATTTTCCGTGTCTACAATGCTGTAAAGCCATTATTCAAGCTGGGATTAAAACAGTATATTATGCTGAAGATTATAAAAATCATCCATATGCACTAGAGTTATTTTCGACGGCAAATGTCCATGTTGAACAAGTTAATAGTAGTCATTCTATTAATTGGAATAACCAAGAAAAAACTGATTTTGTTACATTATTATTATCGGAACTTGAGAAAAATGGTGTCAAAAAAGAAACTTTATCACAATTGACTGAAACAGCAAATGCACTGTTTCGGGAATAA
- a CDS encoding helix-hairpin-helix domain-containing protein: MKNPGVYEAREGERVVEIIKRAGGLSDNADESKVNLAMHVEDEMVLYIPMVGELVQETQGFVQSSNGGLSAGSLGSESNKININSADEAELETLPGIGPSKSAAIIEYRTTTGPFKSIEDIQSISGIGEKTFEKLKDKIAID; this comes from the coding sequence ATTAAAAATCCAGGTGTTTACGAGGCCAGAGAGGGGGAGAGAGTAGTAGAAATAATTAAAAGAGCGGGTGGTTTATCGGACAATGCTGATGAATCAAAAGTGAATTTAGCGATGCATGTTGAAGATGAAATGGTCCTGTATATTCCAATGGTCGGTGAGTTAGTTCAAGAGACACAAGGCTTCGTCCAATCATCAAATGGGGGACTGAGTGCAGGTTCCCTTGGGTCAGAATCTAATAAAATCAATATCAATTCTGCAGATGAAGCAGAGCTTGAAACCTTGCCAGGCATTGGTCCTTCAAAATCGGCAGCAATCATTGAATACCGTACAACGACGGGTCCATTCAAATCAATCGAGGATATCCAGTCCATAAGTGGTATAGGTGAAAAAACTTTTGAAAAATTGAAAGATAAGATTGCCATTGATTAA
- the comER gene encoding late competence protein ComER — translation MKTGIIGVGNMGRIITEAMLDEKAVSPSDMTIVNRSKKKALELKNIYPAITVVDEPAHVAKRSDLIFICVKPLDVLGVVQDIRPYLTREKCLVSITSPVSVHQLESIVPCSVARAIPSITNRAKAGVSLMTFGENCREEWKQKLVQLLSRISVPVEIEEKVTRVASDMVSCGPAFFSYLTQRFISAAVKKTEIDKETAITLASEMLIGLGELLKNQYYTLPTLQEKVCVKGGITGEGIKILEEELGDVFEHVFLATQQKYKEDLEKVRKQFHL, via the coding sequence ATGAAAACTGGAATCATAGGGGTAGGTAACATGGGAAGGATAATAACAGAGGCTATGCTTGATGAAAAGGCTGTTTCTCCTTCTGACATGACAATTGTAAATCGATCAAAGAAAAAAGCCCTTGAGCTTAAAAATATATATCCAGCTATTACAGTGGTTGACGAACCGGCACATGTGGCAAAGCGGTCCGACTTAATTTTCATTTGTGTGAAACCTCTAGATGTCTTAGGTGTCGTTCAAGATATTCGACCTTATTTAACACGAGAAAAGTGTCTTGTTTCTATTACAAGTCCTGTTAGTGTACACCAGTTGGAATCGATTGTTCCTTGCTCAGTAGCAAGGGCCATTCCAAGCATTACAAATCGAGCAAAAGCAGGCGTCTCGTTAATGACATTTGGCGAGAATTGTCGCGAGGAATGGAAACAGAAACTGGTGCAATTATTATCAAGAATCTCCGTCCCTGTTGAAATCGAAGAGAAAGTAACCCGGGTAGCTTCAGACATGGTAAGCTGTGGTCCTGCCTTTTTTAGTTATTTAACACAACGATTTATATCTGCTGCGGTAAAGAAAACAGAAATTGACAAGGAAACGGCGATTACTTTAGCAAGTGAAATGTTAATTGGACTTGGAGAATTGTTAAAAAATCAATACTATACATTACCCACGTTACAAGAAAAAGTATGTGTGAAAGGCGGAATTACCGGCGAAGGAATAAAAATATTAGAAGAAGAACTAGGAGATGTTTTTGAACATGTATTTTTAGCGACACAACAAAAATATAAAGAAGACTTGGAGAAAGTCAGGAAACAATTCCATTTATAA
- a CDS encoding transposase, which produces MLYKFRKEIIERSFADLKSDEWASLLPVRGMKNVSEQSLLMAACQSIKKLQHTWLDYKRCVAVL; this is translated from the coding sequence ATACTTTATAAATTTAGGAAGGAAATAATTGAGCGAAGCTTCGCAGACTTAAAAAGTGACGAATGGGCTTCGCTACTTCCGGTTAGGGGAATGAAGAATGTAAGTGAACAGTCTCTCCTTATGGCAGCCTGCCAAAGTATTAAAAAATTGCAACACACTTGGCTAGACTACAAAAGGTGTGTTGCAGTTCTTTAG